Proteins encoded by one window of Seriola aureovittata isolate HTS-2021-v1 ecotype China chromosome 4, ASM2101889v1, whole genome shotgun sequence:
- the LOC130168139 gene encoding histone H3.3A, whose translation MARTKQTARKSTGGKAPRKQLATKAARKSAPSTGGVKKPHRYRPGTVALREIRRYQKSTELLIRKLPFQRLVREIAQDFKTDLRFQSAAIGALQEASEAYLVGLFEDTNLCAIHAKRVTIMPKDIQLARRIRGERA comes from the exons ATGGCCCGTACCAAGCAGACTGCCCGTAAGTCCACTGGAGGCAAAGCCCCACGTAAGCAGCTGGCCACAAAGGCTGCTCGCAAGAGCGCCCCTTCCACTGGCGGTGTGAAGAAGCCCCATCGCTACAG gcCTGGTACCGTGGCTCTGCGTGAGATCCGTCGTTATCAGAAATCCACTGAGCTGCTGATCCGCAAGCTGCCCTTCCAGCGCCTGGTGAGAGAAATCGCCCAGGACTTCAAGACCGATCTGCGTTTCCAAAGTGCAGCCATCGGAGCTCTGCAG gaggCCAGTGAGGCCTATTTGGTGGGTCTGTTTGAGGACACCAACTTGTGCGCCATCCACGCCAAGCGTGTCACCATCATGCCCAAAGACATCCAGCTGGCACGTCGTATCCGTGGAGAGCGTGCTTAa